The following coding sequences lie in one Oryctolagus cuniculus chromosome 7, mOryCun1.1, whole genome shotgun sequence genomic window:
- the ECM1 gene encoding extracellular matrix protein 1 isoform X2 produces MGTMSRAALVLACLAVASATSEGGPRNSEQKELRPEYLMQHLQEVGYAAAPAPPLPQSLLLDHPDTSPHDPPFEGQREGKVTPYPAPLSRSGGGRKARPPIAHQDAHTRPSTAQPPPPRAAIPEQEEVLPSAQLPAEKQKDPPPPHEAVPFQEERPPPQPFLEQKEDAPLPHQEQKPFRFQQTEEEPAPSGGQGPPEPQSWNPSQHCQPGRARGGWGFRLDGFPPGRPSPHNLNQICLPDRPHVVYGPWNLPQSGFSHLSRQGEALNLLETGYSRCCRCRSHTQRLDCAQLVWEDAMTRFCETEFSVKTRPHWCCRLQGEARFSCFQEAAPRPHYQLWACPRHQPGISLGPELPFPPGAPTLDNVKNICRLKRFRSVPRNLLPTDPIQRQLRALTRLEVEFQHCCRQGNNHTCTWKAWEDTLDGYCDQEQAIKTHHHACCKYPPSPARDECFARRAPYPNYDRDILTIDLSRVTPNLMGHLCGNQRVLTKHKQIPGLIRNMTARCCKLPFPEQACCAEEEKSAFVDELCGTRPSFWRDPALCCDRRPGDEQTNCFNINYLRNVALVAGDTEDTKGQEEQGPTRGAHASTTPQPKEE; encoded by the exons GCCCCAGGAACTCAGAGCAGAAGGAGCTCAGGCCAGAGTACCTCATGCAGCACCTTCAAGAGG TTGGCTATGCAGCAGCCCCCGCACCGCCCCTGCCTCAAAGCCTCCTCCTGGATCACCCTGATACCTCTCCACACGACCCTCCCTTCGAGGGCCAGAGAGAAGGTAAGGTCACCCCCTACCCCGCCCCACTCTCCAGATCGGGAGGAGGGCGGAAGGCTCGCCCACCCATCGCGCACCAGGACGCTCACACCCGGCCCTCTACagcgcagccccctcccccgcgggCAGCCATCCCCGAACAAGAGGAAGTgctgccctctgcccagctccctgctgaaaagcaaa AGGACCCCCCGCCCCCTCACGAAGCTGTCCCCTTCCAAGAAGAGCGGCCTCCTCCCCAGCCGTTCCTTGAGCAGAAGGAAG ACGCACCTCTCCCCCATCAAGAGCAGAAGCCCTTCCGGTTCCAGCAGACAGAAG AAGAGCCAGCTCCCTCCGGGGGCCAGGGCCCTCCTGAGCCTCAATCCTGGAATCCATCCCAGCACTGCCAACCAGGCCGAGCCCGAGGGGGCTGGGGCTTCCGACTGGACGGCTTTCCCCCTGGGCGGCCTTCTCCACACAATCTGAACCAGATCTGCCTTCCTGACCGTCCACACGTGGTGTACGGCCCCTGGAACCTGCCGCAGTCTGGCTTCTCCCACCTTAGCCGCCAGGGCGAGGCCCTCAATTTGCTGGAGACTGGATATTCccgctgctgccgctgccgcagCCATACACAACGTCTAGACTGTGCACAACTCGTG TGGGAGGACGCAATGACCCGGTTCTGTGAGACCGAGTTCTCGGTCAAGACCCGACCCCACTGGTGCTGCAGACTACAGGGGGAGGCTCGATTCTCCTGCTTCCAGGAGGCCGCTCCCCGGCCGCACTACCAACTCTGGGCCTGCCCAAGGCACCAGCCTGGCATCTCGTTGGGCCCCGAGCTTCCTTTCCCCCCCGGGGCACCCACACTGGACAATGTTAAGAACATCTGCCGCCTGAAACGCTTCCGCTCTGTGCCACGCAACCTCCTGCCTACCGACCCCATCCAAAGGCAGCTGCGCGCTCTGACCCGGCTGGAAGTGGAGTTCCAGCACTGCTGCCGCCAGGGGAACAACCACACCTGTACATGGAAGGCC TGGGAGGACACCCTTGATGGATACTGCGACCAGGAACAGGCGATAAAGACCCACCATCACGCCTGTTGCAAATACCCTCCCAGCCCCGCTCGGGACGAGTGCTTTGCGCGTCGGGCTCCCTACCCCAACTATGACCGTGACATCTTGACAATAGACCTCAGCCGGGTCACCCCCAACCTGATGGGCCACCTCTGTGGAAACCAAAGAGTCCTCACCAAGCA TAAGCAGATTCCTGGGCTGATCCGGAACATGACCGCCCGCTGCTGTAAGCTGCCCTTTCCCGAACAGGCCTGCTGCGCTGAGGAGGAG AAATCAGCCTTTGTCGATGAGCTGTGTGGCACCCGACCAAGCTTCTGGAGAgaccctgccctctgctgtgaccGGAGGCCTGGGGACGAGCAGACCAACTGCTTCAACATCAATTATCTGAGGAACGTGGCTCTGGTGGCTGGAGACACTGAGGACACCAAGggccaggaggagcagggccCGACTCGGGGTGCACATGCCAGCACCACCCCTCAGCCCAAGGAAGAGTGA
- the ECM1 gene encoding extracellular matrix protein 1 isoform X5, with protein sequence MGTMSRAALVLACLAVASATSEGGPRNSEQKELRPEYLMQHLQEVGYAAAPAPPLPQSLLLDHPDTSPHDPPFEGQREGKVTPYPAPLSRSGGGRKARPPIAHQDAHTRPSTAQPPPPRAAIPEQEEVLPSAQLPAEKQKDPPPPHEAVPFQEERPPPQPFLEQKEVDAPLPHQEQKPFRFQQTEEEPAPSGGQGPPEPQSWNPSQHCQPGRARGGWGFRLDGFPPGRPSPHNLNQICLPDRPHVVYGPWNLPQSGFSHLSRQGEALNLLETGYSRCCRCRSHTQRLDCAQLVWEDTLDGYCDQEQAIKTHHHACCKYPPSPARDECFARRAPYPNYDRDILTIDLSRVTPNLMGHLCGNQRVLTKHKQIPGLIRNMTARCCKLPFPEQACCAEEEKSAFVDELCGTRPSFWRDPALCCDRRPGDEQTNCFNINYLRNVALVAGDTEDTKGQEEQGPTRGAHASTTPQPKEE encoded by the exons GCCCCAGGAACTCAGAGCAGAAGGAGCTCAGGCCAGAGTACCTCATGCAGCACCTTCAAGAGG TTGGCTATGCAGCAGCCCCCGCACCGCCCCTGCCTCAAAGCCTCCTCCTGGATCACCCTGATACCTCTCCACACGACCCTCCCTTCGAGGGCCAGAGAGAAGGTAAGGTCACCCCCTACCCCGCCCCACTCTCCAGATCGGGAGGAGGGCGGAAGGCTCGCCCACCCATCGCGCACCAGGACGCTCACACCCGGCCCTCTACagcgcagccccctcccccgcgggCAGCCATCCCCGAACAAGAGGAAGTgctgccctctgcccagctccctgctgaaaagcaaa AGGACCCCCCGCCCCCTCACGAAGCTGTCCCCTTCCAAGAAGAGCGGCCTCCTCCCCAGCCGTTCCTTGAGCAGAAGGAAG TAGACGCACCTCTCCCCCATCAAGAGCAGAAGCCCTTCCGGTTCCAGCAGACAGAAG AAGAGCCAGCTCCCTCCGGGGGCCAGGGCCCTCCTGAGCCTCAATCCTGGAATCCATCCCAGCACTGCCAACCAGGCCGAGCCCGAGGGGGCTGGGGCTTCCGACTGGACGGCTTTCCCCCTGGGCGGCCTTCTCCACACAATCTGAACCAGATCTGCCTTCCTGACCGTCCACACGTGGTGTACGGCCCCTGGAACCTGCCGCAGTCTGGCTTCTCCCACCTTAGCCGCCAGGGCGAGGCCCTCAATTTGCTGGAGACTGGATATTCccgctgctgccgctgccgcagCCATACACAACGTCTAGACTGTGCACAACTCGTG TGGGAGGACACCCTTGATGGATACTGCGACCAGGAACAGGCGATAAAGACCCACCATCACGCCTGTTGCAAATACCCTCCCAGCCCCGCTCGGGACGAGTGCTTTGCGCGTCGGGCTCCCTACCCCAACTATGACCGTGACATCTTGACAATAGACCTCAGCCGGGTCACCCCCAACCTGATGGGCCACCTCTGTGGAAACCAAAGAGTCCTCACCAAGCA TAAGCAGATTCCTGGGCTGATCCGGAACATGACCGCCCGCTGCTGTAAGCTGCCCTTTCCCGAACAGGCCTGCTGCGCTGAGGAGGAG AAATCAGCCTTTGTCGATGAGCTGTGTGGCACCCGACCAAGCTTCTGGAGAgaccctgccctctgctgtgaccGGAGGCCTGGGGACGAGCAGACCAACTGCTTCAACATCAATTATCTGAGGAACGTGGCTCTGGTGGCTGGAGACACTGAGGACACCAAGggccaggaggagcagggccCGACTCGGGGTGCACATGCCAGCACCACCCCTCAGCCCAAGGAAGAGTGA
- the ECM1 gene encoding extracellular matrix protein 1 isoform X1, producing the protein MGTMSRAALVLACLAVASATSEGGPRNSEQKELRPEYLMQHLQEVGYAAAPAPPLPQSLLLDHPDTSPHDPPFEGQREGKVTPYPAPLSRSGGGRKARPPIAHQDAHTRPSTAQPPPPRAAIPEQEEVLPSAQLPAEKQKDPPPPHEAVPFQEERPPPQPFLEQKEVDAPLPHQEQKPFRFQQTEEEPAPSGGQGPPEPQSWNPSQHCQPGRARGGWGFRLDGFPPGRPSPHNLNQICLPDRPHVVYGPWNLPQSGFSHLSRQGEALNLLETGYSRCCRCRSHTQRLDCAQLVWEDAMTRFCETEFSVKTRPHWCCRLQGEARFSCFQEAAPRPHYQLWACPRHQPGISLGPELPFPPGAPTLDNVKNICRLKRFRSVPRNLLPTDPIQRQLRALTRLEVEFQHCCRQGNNHTCTWKAWEDTLDGYCDQEQAIKTHHHACCKYPPSPARDECFARRAPYPNYDRDILTIDLSRVTPNLMGHLCGNQRVLTKHKQIPGLIRNMTARCCKLPFPEQACCAEEEKSAFVDELCGTRPSFWRDPALCCDRRPGDEQTNCFNINYLRNVALVAGDTEDTKGQEEQGPTRGAHASTTPQPKEE; encoded by the exons GCCCCAGGAACTCAGAGCAGAAGGAGCTCAGGCCAGAGTACCTCATGCAGCACCTTCAAGAGG TTGGCTATGCAGCAGCCCCCGCACCGCCCCTGCCTCAAAGCCTCCTCCTGGATCACCCTGATACCTCTCCACACGACCCTCCCTTCGAGGGCCAGAGAGAAGGTAAGGTCACCCCCTACCCCGCCCCACTCTCCAGATCGGGAGGAGGGCGGAAGGCTCGCCCACCCATCGCGCACCAGGACGCTCACACCCGGCCCTCTACagcgcagccccctcccccgcgggCAGCCATCCCCGAACAAGAGGAAGTgctgccctctgcccagctccctgctgaaaagcaaa AGGACCCCCCGCCCCCTCACGAAGCTGTCCCCTTCCAAGAAGAGCGGCCTCCTCCCCAGCCGTTCCTTGAGCAGAAGGAAG TAGACGCACCTCTCCCCCATCAAGAGCAGAAGCCCTTCCGGTTCCAGCAGACAGAAG AAGAGCCAGCTCCCTCCGGGGGCCAGGGCCCTCCTGAGCCTCAATCCTGGAATCCATCCCAGCACTGCCAACCAGGCCGAGCCCGAGGGGGCTGGGGCTTCCGACTGGACGGCTTTCCCCCTGGGCGGCCTTCTCCACACAATCTGAACCAGATCTGCCTTCCTGACCGTCCACACGTGGTGTACGGCCCCTGGAACCTGCCGCAGTCTGGCTTCTCCCACCTTAGCCGCCAGGGCGAGGCCCTCAATTTGCTGGAGACTGGATATTCccgctgctgccgctgccgcagCCATACACAACGTCTAGACTGTGCACAACTCGTG TGGGAGGACGCAATGACCCGGTTCTGTGAGACCGAGTTCTCGGTCAAGACCCGACCCCACTGGTGCTGCAGACTACAGGGGGAGGCTCGATTCTCCTGCTTCCAGGAGGCCGCTCCCCGGCCGCACTACCAACTCTGGGCCTGCCCAAGGCACCAGCCTGGCATCTCGTTGGGCCCCGAGCTTCCTTTCCCCCCCGGGGCACCCACACTGGACAATGTTAAGAACATCTGCCGCCTGAAACGCTTCCGCTCTGTGCCACGCAACCTCCTGCCTACCGACCCCATCCAAAGGCAGCTGCGCGCTCTGACCCGGCTGGAAGTGGAGTTCCAGCACTGCTGCCGCCAGGGGAACAACCACACCTGTACATGGAAGGCC TGGGAGGACACCCTTGATGGATACTGCGACCAGGAACAGGCGATAAAGACCCACCATCACGCCTGTTGCAAATACCCTCCCAGCCCCGCTCGGGACGAGTGCTTTGCGCGTCGGGCTCCCTACCCCAACTATGACCGTGACATCTTGACAATAGACCTCAGCCGGGTCACCCCCAACCTGATGGGCCACCTCTGTGGAAACCAAAGAGTCCTCACCAAGCA TAAGCAGATTCCTGGGCTGATCCGGAACATGACCGCCCGCTGCTGTAAGCTGCCCTTTCCCGAACAGGCCTGCTGCGCTGAGGAGGAG AAATCAGCCTTTGTCGATGAGCTGTGTGGCACCCGACCAAGCTTCTGGAGAgaccctgccctctgctgtgaccGGAGGCCTGGGGACGAGCAGACCAACTGCTTCAACATCAATTATCTGAGGAACGTGGCTCTGGTGGCTGGAGACACTGAGGACACCAAGggccaggaggagcagggccCGACTCGGGGTGCACATGCCAGCACCACCCCTCAGCCCAAGGAAGAGTGA
- the ECM1 gene encoding extracellular matrix protein 1 isoform X4, whose protein sequence is MGTMSRAALVLACLAVASATSEGGPRNSEQKELRPEYLMQHLQEVGYAAAPAPPLPQSLLLDHPDTSPHDPPFEGQREAQPPPPRAAIPEQEEVLPSAQLPAEKQKDPPPPHEAVPFQEERPPPQPFLEQKEDAPLPHQEQKPFRFQQTEEEPAPSGGQGPPEPQSWNPSQHCQPGRARGGWGFRLDGFPPGRPSPHNLNQICLPDRPHVVYGPWNLPQSGFSHLSRQGEALNLLETGYSRCCRCRSHTQRLDCAQLVWEDAMTRFCETEFSVKTRPHWCCRLQGEARFSCFQEAAPRPHYQLWACPRHQPGISLGPELPFPPGAPTLDNVKNICRLKRFRSVPRNLLPTDPIQRQLRALTRLEVEFQHCCRQGNNHTCTWKAWEDTLDGYCDQEQAIKTHHHACCKYPPSPARDECFARRAPYPNYDRDILTIDLSRVTPNLMGHLCGNQRVLTKHKQIPGLIRNMTARCCKLPFPEQACCAEEEKSAFVDELCGTRPSFWRDPALCCDRRPGDEQTNCFNINYLRNVALVAGDTEDTKGQEEQGPTRGAHASTTPQPKEE, encoded by the exons GCCCCAGGAACTCAGAGCAGAAGGAGCTCAGGCCAGAGTACCTCATGCAGCACCTTCAAGAGG TTGGCTATGCAGCAGCCCCCGCACCGCCCCTGCCTCAAAGCCTCCTCCTGGATCACCCTGATACCTCTCCACACGACCCTCCCTTCGAGGGCCAGAGAGAAG cgcagccccctcccccgcgggCAGCCATCCCCGAACAAGAGGAAGTgctgccctctgcccagctccctgctgaaaagcaaa AGGACCCCCCGCCCCCTCACGAAGCTGTCCCCTTCCAAGAAGAGCGGCCTCCTCCCCAGCCGTTCCTTGAGCAGAAGGAAG ACGCACCTCTCCCCCATCAAGAGCAGAAGCCCTTCCGGTTCCAGCAGACAGAAG AAGAGCCAGCTCCCTCCGGGGGCCAGGGCCCTCCTGAGCCTCAATCCTGGAATCCATCCCAGCACTGCCAACCAGGCCGAGCCCGAGGGGGCTGGGGCTTCCGACTGGACGGCTTTCCCCCTGGGCGGCCTTCTCCACACAATCTGAACCAGATCTGCCTTCCTGACCGTCCACACGTGGTGTACGGCCCCTGGAACCTGCCGCAGTCTGGCTTCTCCCACCTTAGCCGCCAGGGCGAGGCCCTCAATTTGCTGGAGACTGGATATTCccgctgctgccgctgccgcagCCATACACAACGTCTAGACTGTGCACAACTCGTG TGGGAGGACGCAATGACCCGGTTCTGTGAGACCGAGTTCTCGGTCAAGACCCGACCCCACTGGTGCTGCAGACTACAGGGGGAGGCTCGATTCTCCTGCTTCCAGGAGGCCGCTCCCCGGCCGCACTACCAACTCTGGGCCTGCCCAAGGCACCAGCCTGGCATCTCGTTGGGCCCCGAGCTTCCTTTCCCCCCCGGGGCACCCACACTGGACAATGTTAAGAACATCTGCCGCCTGAAACGCTTCCGCTCTGTGCCACGCAACCTCCTGCCTACCGACCCCATCCAAAGGCAGCTGCGCGCTCTGACCCGGCTGGAAGTGGAGTTCCAGCACTGCTGCCGCCAGGGGAACAACCACACCTGTACATGGAAGGCC TGGGAGGACACCCTTGATGGATACTGCGACCAGGAACAGGCGATAAAGACCCACCATCACGCCTGTTGCAAATACCCTCCCAGCCCCGCTCGGGACGAGTGCTTTGCGCGTCGGGCTCCCTACCCCAACTATGACCGTGACATCTTGACAATAGACCTCAGCCGGGTCACCCCCAACCTGATGGGCCACCTCTGTGGAAACCAAAGAGTCCTCACCAAGCA TAAGCAGATTCCTGGGCTGATCCGGAACATGACCGCCCGCTGCTGTAAGCTGCCCTTTCCCGAACAGGCCTGCTGCGCTGAGGAGGAG AAATCAGCCTTTGTCGATGAGCTGTGTGGCACCCGACCAAGCTTCTGGAGAgaccctgccctctgctgtgaccGGAGGCCTGGGGACGAGCAGACCAACTGCTTCAACATCAATTATCTGAGGAACGTGGCTCTGGTGGCTGGAGACACTGAGGACACCAAGggccaggaggagcagggccCGACTCGGGGTGCACATGCCAGCACCACCCCTCAGCCCAAGGAAGAGTGA
- the ECM1 gene encoding extracellular matrix protein 1 isoform X3 — MGTMSRAALVLACLAVASATSEGGPRNSEQKELRPEYLMQHLQEVGYAAAPAPPLPQSLLLDHPDTSPHDPPFEGQREAQPPPPRAAIPEQEEVLPSAQLPAEKQKDPPPPHEAVPFQEERPPPQPFLEQKEVDAPLPHQEQKPFRFQQTEEEPAPSGGQGPPEPQSWNPSQHCQPGRARGGWGFRLDGFPPGRPSPHNLNQICLPDRPHVVYGPWNLPQSGFSHLSRQGEALNLLETGYSRCCRCRSHTQRLDCAQLVWEDAMTRFCETEFSVKTRPHWCCRLQGEARFSCFQEAAPRPHYQLWACPRHQPGISLGPELPFPPGAPTLDNVKNICRLKRFRSVPRNLLPTDPIQRQLRALTRLEVEFQHCCRQGNNHTCTWKAWEDTLDGYCDQEQAIKTHHHACCKYPPSPARDECFARRAPYPNYDRDILTIDLSRVTPNLMGHLCGNQRVLTKHKQIPGLIRNMTARCCKLPFPEQACCAEEEKSAFVDELCGTRPSFWRDPALCCDRRPGDEQTNCFNINYLRNVALVAGDTEDTKGQEEQGPTRGAHASTTPQPKEE, encoded by the exons GCCCCAGGAACTCAGAGCAGAAGGAGCTCAGGCCAGAGTACCTCATGCAGCACCTTCAAGAGG TTGGCTATGCAGCAGCCCCCGCACCGCCCCTGCCTCAAAGCCTCCTCCTGGATCACCCTGATACCTCTCCACACGACCCTCCCTTCGAGGGCCAGAGAGAAG cgcagccccctcccccgcgggCAGCCATCCCCGAACAAGAGGAAGTgctgccctctgcccagctccctgctgaaaagcaaa AGGACCCCCCGCCCCCTCACGAAGCTGTCCCCTTCCAAGAAGAGCGGCCTCCTCCCCAGCCGTTCCTTGAGCAGAAGGAAG TAGACGCACCTCTCCCCCATCAAGAGCAGAAGCCCTTCCGGTTCCAGCAGACAGAAG AAGAGCCAGCTCCCTCCGGGGGCCAGGGCCCTCCTGAGCCTCAATCCTGGAATCCATCCCAGCACTGCCAACCAGGCCGAGCCCGAGGGGGCTGGGGCTTCCGACTGGACGGCTTTCCCCCTGGGCGGCCTTCTCCACACAATCTGAACCAGATCTGCCTTCCTGACCGTCCACACGTGGTGTACGGCCCCTGGAACCTGCCGCAGTCTGGCTTCTCCCACCTTAGCCGCCAGGGCGAGGCCCTCAATTTGCTGGAGACTGGATATTCccgctgctgccgctgccgcagCCATACACAACGTCTAGACTGTGCACAACTCGTG TGGGAGGACGCAATGACCCGGTTCTGTGAGACCGAGTTCTCGGTCAAGACCCGACCCCACTGGTGCTGCAGACTACAGGGGGAGGCTCGATTCTCCTGCTTCCAGGAGGCCGCTCCCCGGCCGCACTACCAACTCTGGGCCTGCCCAAGGCACCAGCCTGGCATCTCGTTGGGCCCCGAGCTTCCTTTCCCCCCCGGGGCACCCACACTGGACAATGTTAAGAACATCTGCCGCCTGAAACGCTTCCGCTCTGTGCCACGCAACCTCCTGCCTACCGACCCCATCCAAAGGCAGCTGCGCGCTCTGACCCGGCTGGAAGTGGAGTTCCAGCACTGCTGCCGCCAGGGGAACAACCACACCTGTACATGGAAGGCC TGGGAGGACACCCTTGATGGATACTGCGACCAGGAACAGGCGATAAAGACCCACCATCACGCCTGTTGCAAATACCCTCCCAGCCCCGCTCGGGACGAGTGCTTTGCGCGTCGGGCTCCCTACCCCAACTATGACCGTGACATCTTGACAATAGACCTCAGCCGGGTCACCCCCAACCTGATGGGCCACCTCTGTGGAAACCAAAGAGTCCTCACCAAGCA TAAGCAGATTCCTGGGCTGATCCGGAACATGACCGCCCGCTGCTGTAAGCTGCCCTTTCCCGAACAGGCCTGCTGCGCTGAGGAGGAG AAATCAGCCTTTGTCGATGAGCTGTGTGGCACCCGACCAAGCTTCTGGAGAgaccctgccctctgctgtgaccGGAGGCCTGGGGACGAGCAGACCAACTGCTTCAACATCAATTATCTGAGGAACGTGGCTCTGGTGGCTGGAGACACTGAGGACACCAAGggccaggaggagcagggccCGACTCGGGGTGCACATGCCAGCACCACCCCTCAGCCCAAGGAAGAGTGA